The region TAGCATATCTTTCAACAGTTCTCTTAATCAGTTGATGAGTGTTGACAGGGACAGTTGATTTTTCTATTATAAGTCTATATCCCTCTGCATTCTGAGCTATCTGTCTTGAAACTTCCTCCACCTGAGAAAGATCCGCCTTTCCAGTATCGCTTTGGGGGGTTCCCACACAGACAAACATTATTTCACTAAAATTCACTGCCTTTTTCATATTGGTTGTGAAACTTATCTTACCCTCAGCTAGGTTTTTCTGGAGCATTTCTGACAGGCCGGGTTCATATATAGGGGACATGCCTTGATTTAGTTCCTCCAGGTTGGTTGTGGATTTTTTTACACACAAAACTTCGTTACCTAACTCTGCCAGGCACGTGGCTGTGACCAACCCAACATATCCTACGCCAATAACCGTTATTTTCATTTTTTTTAATCTCCAAGTAATATTTTATTAATATTTATTTCAAATTGTTTTGTAAATTTTAATCTGGAATAGTAATATATAAATGTGAGCAAAATAGAGACCCCATATGTTATTAAATAGATATTATTTAGATTATAATGTAATGAAATTTATAAAAAACGGGTTGATAACATGAAGATACTGGTTACTGGTGGTGCTGGTTTTATTGGAAGTCATATTAGTGACAAACTTTTAACAAAAGGTCATGAAGTAGTATGCATTGACAATTTGTCAACAGGGAACATCAAAAATATGGAAGATTCTCTAAAAAATGATGATTTCAGTTTTATTGATTGCGACATCAGAGATTCTAATAAATTAAAAGATATTTTTAAAACTGAGGAATTTGATCAGGTTTATCACTTAGCTGCCGTAGTCGGAGTAAAGCGGGTTTTTGAGTACCCGGAAGAAGTTTTGGATGTTAACATAGATGGAACCGTTAATATTTTTAAACATGCTCTGGATTATGGGTGTAAAAAAGTCATTAACATTTCATCATCAGAAGTCTATGGTGAACCAATAGAAGTTCCTGAAAGAGAAGACAGTCCTAAAAACGTTGACACCCCTTATGCTTTATCAAAACTTGTTTGTGAACATTACGGGAAAATATATAATGACATTCACGGTTTGAAAACGACTTCCCTCAGATTATTCAATGCATATGGCCCTAGACAGGATTCCACACCATATGGTTTCGTTGTTGGGATTTTCATTGATAATGTGTTAAATAATCAACAACCAGTAATATTTGGTGATGGTTTCCAGACCCGAGATTTTACATATATCAAAGATATTGTTAATCTAATAATAAGATCAGGGGAAATTAGTAAAGCTGACGGAGAAAACCTTAACATTGCTGCTGGGAAACCCGTAACCATCCTTGATCTTGCAGAGATGGTAATTGAAATCACTGGAAAAGATTTAGAACCTGTTTTTGAAGAAGAAAGGGAATTTGAAATAAGACACAGATTTTCAGATATATCAAAAATGAGGACACTTTTAGGTTATAAGCCAAAATATGACATCATGGAAGGCCTTAAATTAACTATTGACTGGTATATGGAGAATAGAAAGTGAAATCATGAAAATTGCGATACTTAGTAACAATTATATTCCTCATATCGGTGGAGCAGAGATTTTTGCCATTGAACTAGCCAAATATCTTAAAAATAAAGGACATGAAGTGGATATAATTACCCAAAAACAATCTGGAGTCAAAGATTTTGAAATAATTGACGACGTGAATGTTTATAGAGTAAATAATATTGGAATAAGGGGATTAGGGTATTTTTCAGCGACTATTAACATGTTGCGAACCCTTTTAAAGTTAGATGGGGAAAAATCCTACGATATAGTCCATTCCATTGCAGAGAGCCCAACCAGCCAGGTTGGTACATTTTTCCAAAAATTAAAAAAAAAACCACATATTATTACAATCCAGGGTGGACATTTAAGTAAAAGGGATTTAGACTCTGGTTGGAATAATAAAATACTTAAAAAATTTATAGAATGGAGTTTTAAAAACTCAGATTATCTTCATGCAATAAGTTTAGCATTAGCGGAGGAATCTAAACTGTTAGGTGCAAAAAACGTGGTTATATTCCCTAATGGTGTTAATGAGAATATGCTTAATTATAAATCAAAAAGCTTAATTAGGCAACAGTTAGGAATCAGCGACAATGAAATTATCATCATTTCATTAGCTCGTTTGGTACCATTAAAAGGAATTAAATACGTTATTATGGCATTTTCGAAACTGGTTGAAGAAGATCTAAATACCCGGTTGATAGTAATTGGTGAGGGTCATCAAAAAAAAGAACTTGAAAAACTAACGAAGGAACTTAAAATTGATGATAAAGTTGATTTTAAAGGTTTTATACCTCATGATGAATTACCAAATATTTTGCCCGCAGGAGATGTCTTTGTTCTAACTCCAGAGTATGAAGGTTTGGGCATTGTTTTTATCGAAGCTCTTGCTTCTGGAGTTCCAGTTATAGCCAGCCCCGTTGGAGGAATAGCAGATATAATTGAAGATAGGAAAAATGGCTTATTCGTTGAACATGGGGATGTAGCAAAACTCTTTGAAGCAATGCAATTTTTGATCTCTGATGAAGAAACCAGGGATAAATATAGGAATGAAGGTATCACTACTGTGAAAGAAAAGTTTCTTTGGGAGCCTATTCTTTCCCAAATTGAAGGATTATACTCAAAAGTCTAATAAATAATTTGCCCATTTAAAATAGCATATTAAATTGTCATAATAATGTTAAGCTGATAAATAGATATTATTCAGATGATAATCATATATTGAATAATTGATATGATAACGAAATTTTATTGAAGATAGGTAGTTGATTTATATGAAGGCTTTGGTTACTGGTTGTGCTGGTTTCATAGGGAGTAATCTGACCGATCGTTTGCTTGCAGAAGGTTATGAGGTAATCGGAATAGATTGTCTTACAGATTACTATCCCAAAAAAATTAAAAAGAGAAATATTTCTAATGCATTGAGAAATGAAAATTTCAATTTCATGGAAGAAGATCTACTGAATATTGATAAATTTCCTAAAACAGATTATGTTTTTCATTTAGCAGCCCAAGCAGGAGTTAGAGCGTCTTGGGGGGAAAATTTTAAGACCTACACTAAAAATAATATCGAAGCCACCCAAATTTTACTGGAATTCTATAAAGAACAGAATATAAAAAAGTTCATTTATTCTTCTTCTTCATCAGTTTATGGGGATTCTGATCTTCCAATGAATGAAAATAGTGTGTTGAAACCTGTGTCACCTTATGGTGTGACAAAATTAGCGGCAGAACATCTCTGCTATTTATACTGGAAAAATTACAATGTGCCTACAGTTTCACTGCGGTACTTCACTGTTTATGGTCCCAGACAGCGCCCGGATATGGCCATAAATATATTTGTTAAGTCAGTAATTTCAAAAGATAATCTGAAAGTCTTTGGTGATGGGGAGCAAACCAGAGATTTTACATATATTAATGATGTGGTAGAAGCTTTAATACTATCCGCTGAAAAAGATGTTAAGGGCGAAATATTTAATGTAGGTGGGGGAAGCCGAATATCAGTAAACAACCTGATTAAAGAGATAGAAAATATTTCAGGTAACAAAACCAAAATTCAATATTTTGGAAAAGTAAAAGGTGATGTGAGAGATACTGCAGCAGATTTAAGAAAAATTAATAAGATTCTAGGATGGCAACCTAAAATAAACATTGTAAACGGTCTGAAAACATATATTTCATGGTATAAAGATAACATGGAAAATATATAGGGTTTTATGGCTTTATGTCGTTTGGAGGTTATTAGTTGGGGATTGACGATTACTTTGATAAAAATGTGGAAATTTACAGCTCCTCGATACTTACAAATTATCAAACCGCCTTCATAAAATTTATCAAAAAAAATTACAACAACAATCAAAAGCTTATTGACATAGGGGGCGGTTCAGGGCATTTTGCATATTCAGTCTTAGAAAATTGCCCAGATATCCATGTAGCTGTAATAGATCCATCTCTTAAACTTTTGGAAAAAGTAGATCCTAGAATAGAAAAAAAATTTGGACAACTTCCTCAAATCGATCTAGGAGATAAGTTCGATTATATTCACATGTCCAGCGTATTACATCACATCGTGGGCCCCTCAATTAACAAATCACAAGATTTAGCATTGGAGTCATTGGAAAACATCAATGAATTACTAAATCCAAACGGATTTTTCTTTTTACAAGATTTATTCTACGAAGGATATGTAATACCATCCATACCTAGATCAATCATATTCTATATATGTGCATTTAATAAGAAAGGATTTAAATTACCTTTAAAGGACTTTGTAGAAGATTTAGAGGTATGTTTTTACACGCGCAAAGAATTAACTTCAATGTTAAAAAGATCAGGATTCAAAATTATCAAAAAATGGGAAAATGATTATACCAATACCCTCAGCAAAGAAAAGAACAGAAGTTACAAAAGAAAGATGATCCTCTTAAAAAAATGGGGTAACGTTGCATATTTAGTTAAAAAATCAGATTAATTTATCTTTGAGTCGTTATTTTAATTAATTGGTCATTTTCTTTAAGTAATTCTGGATAGATATAAGTAAAATAAGTCCTTGCAAAAAAATCATGCATTCATAAAATGTTTTTATTAGATGTAAATGCAAAAGTATATCTATCTCTCAATTGAAAAAGTGTAAAAACTACCTAAAATTGATTCATAATAAATCAGTGCTCTCAAGATCGTTTTATTTCAGATTTCAGGAGAATCTCAATGAATAAACTTATAACATTATTCCGCGAAAACCGTCAAAGAAATACAGTTTTCAACATTGCATTTTTTATTTTCTATTCTCTACTACTGATATTCCTTGATTTATTCAGAAATAATATTACAACTAATTTTTTAATCTTTTGGATACTTGTTTTGCCAATATTTATATTTCCACTTTACAATATTTTCAGTTACAGGAAAGGGGATAAAAAAACAATTATAATGACCATAATTCAAGTAATTCTTATAATATTCATTTTACACATGATAAGGATCATTCTTTCAGACTACCAAATGTTGTTCAGCGATGATGGGTACGCGATCATAGATTCAGCTAAGTATATGTTAACAAATAATTATTTAGTTTTTGACCAAAAAAGTCCAGATTACACCAAATGGTTTATAGTGCCAATTATTTATGACGAAATTGCGTTACTATTAAACATAAATCTAATAAAAACAGCCATTTTCTTGCCCTCACTCATAAGTTCTATTGGATCAATTTTTGTATTCTTATTTGGAATAGTTTTCTTCAGAAAAGAAAAAGCAGTGCTGTTAGGGTATTTACTATTTTCTGCATTCGTTTTTTATAATATTACTCACTCTTCTGCCCATCCAGAATTTATGGCATTCATTTTTATATTCATATCATTATTTTGCATATTTAAAGCTAAATTAGAAGAAAACCCCCTGATATGGAATTTATTGGCCATAACATTTATTTTTCTGACCTGCGCAAGTAATTACACTTCAGCCTTTTTTTTAATGTTATTATTCATAGTCATGTTTATTTCAACTACACTCCCTAATTTTAGACGCATTAAAATTAATCGAAAAAAATTAATAAATTATGGTATGGTACTTTTTGTAATAATCAGTTTTTTTTCATATGCAGTTTACATTGGAGTTTCAGCATTCGAAAGTACGGTTTTAATGGGGACCGAACTCGATACCCCTTCATTCAGAGATGCAGGAACGCCCACTCAAACCATAACTACCCCTACTATCAGAGATCAAATAACTGGCAAAGGTCAGCCATTATTACTATTAATATTCGGATTGATAATATTATATGGGTTGTATAATTACCGAAATGATGGAGAAAAATTTGTGAAAATGTTATTTATGGGAACATGGGGATTTATTGGCGTTTTAGCATACATAATCACTGTATTATTGCAAATGGGTGGTTTATATCTAGGTCCAAGAATACTGGTGTTTTTCTACCCATTCATACTATTCGCCGCAGCTTTTGTAATTGTTGATTTCAAATTATACAAACGTAAACTCGTTGCCATATTTCTAATTTGCTTTTTTATTGTGAATATAGCTACATACGACTTCATTCCGGGAAGTATGGTAAATAATGGATTAATACCAGAATATTATAATGGTAAACCAGAAATAAGTTCAATTCAGTGGTACTCAAACAATGGTAGTTATGTTATTGGGGGTGATGCTCTTCACATGCGTTCATTCAACACTTACAATGGGAAGTATGCCACAAGCTACCAGTATTCACCTGAAAACTTAGACATCATAAAGAATTATGATTTATTATATCAAAAATCCGTTAGTTACAACCCTAAAACAGAATTAAAAATTAGATCAGCTATAGAAAAATTTGATAATATGTCCTGGCTCTCGGAGGTCTACAGCAATGGATGGTGGCAGATTTATTTCTCACGTTAAGCCTTCAATGGTGGATATGATCAATGCACTAGAAAAAAAAATTGGCATTGATGTCAAATATTTCCTAAAAAATACACCATCTCTGTTAACAGTCACCATCATATCAACAATTTTTGGTCTTATTTCATCCATAATAATGGCTAGATTGCTTTCCAAGGACATATATGGAACCTATTTATATGTATTGACTCTTATTAACACTTTAAGCATATTTTCAATTAGTGGGATGAGCACTGCTGTTCAGAGGGACGCCAGCCGAGGTTTTGATGGAATCTTGGTAGCTGGGAGTAAAATCAGATTTAAATGGAGCTTCTTAGGCAGCCTAGTACTAATTGGAGCCGGTATTTATTATTTAACACAAGGAAATTTACTTTTATCAAAATGTTTGTTTTTATCCGCTTTATTTTTTCCATTTGTATACAGTTTTGATACTTTTTTCAATTTTGTAATGGGCAAAATGCTTTTTAACAAATATGCCCTTTATAAAACGATTATAATTACGATTAATGCAACTTCGGTCGTAGCACTAGTTTTAGCAACTGAAAACATATTTTGGGCTCTTTTAGCATATTTTATCAGTTTTTCTGTTCTTCAGTTAATTTTATGGAAAAAAACTGTGCAAAAAGATAAAACCAATGATTGTGTTGATAATGAATCAATTAAATATGGGAAAGTATTAACGCTACAAGGTACCATTCCCATGGTCGCTAATCAGTTCGACAATATAGTCATTGCCAACTCTTTGGGTATGGGAGACCTGGCTGTATTTACAATCGCATTATATGTAGGAAGTTTTGCAAATGTACCCTTAGATATAATATCTAATCTAATCTTCCCGAAGGTAGCAAAAAAAGATAAGAAAGAAGGAACAATAGCCGTTTTGAAAAATTTAAAGTACATTATAATGCTCTCAATTATCATTTGTGGCTTTTTTGCAATTTTAGTACCTTTTTTGATCCCTTTATTCTATTCTGCCAGCTATCATGATTCAATTTTTTACGCCCAATTGATCCTAGTTGCACAAGTTGCATTTGCCCCTGGCGCAATATTGAATCAAATGCTTAAAGCCCAAGCAAGATCGCGAGAAATGCTTAGAATACTTCTAATAACCCGAATACTGGAGATTGTACTATTCGCTGTGATGATTCCATTACTTGGACTATTAGGTGCTGTTATTGTAAGAATCATAAATAATTTGGGATTCTCACTAATTACTTATATACTCATAAAAAGAGGTTAAATAACTTAAGATTTTGACATTGCTGAAGTTATTACGTTGAAATTTTATAAAAAATATGTTTATTGGGTTTAAGTTTTGATAATCATAAAATCTAAGATTAAACTACATATGCATATATCTGTTTTTTATTTTTACCTTCCATTTCTACGTATTCTACACGATATCCTGCATTCTTTAAGAAGTTATAGCAGTCTTCACGAAGTTCATCGCTATGTGTTTCTAAGAATATTTTTGGTTTATATTTTTTTATTGTATTTTCTGATCCTTTTAAAACCAGGAATTCTGCACCTTCAACATCAATTTTCATAAAATCTGGAGCAGGTATTCGTTTCATTTCGACCAAATTATCAATACGTACTGTTTTTACTTTTATAGTATTTTCTCCGGCTATATCCGTAATATGACTCATTGCAACACTTACATCCTCAAAAAATGATGTTCCACAGTCATCTGAGACGGCAGCAGCGATAAATTCTGCGTTATCACAATTATTCATTTCTAAATGTTTTTTTAGGTAATATAAATTACGAAGGAGAGGTTCAAAAGCAACTACGTGCCCTTCATCCCCAACAATAGTAGATGATAATAATGAATAAAACCCAACATTAGAACCTATATCAAAAACAACTGAACCAACATTTAATTCTTGTTCAAAAATTGATCTTAGTGCTTTTTCATAAGTACCCAATGCACATTCAATATTTAAAGATCTCACATACCATTTTTTACCTTTCAACTTACCATGTAAAATCGGTGCTACCATATCCTCTGGTAAAATTTTGTTAAAAAATCTACCGATTTGTCCTTTTAAAGGCACTAATGAAAACTTCATCAATCACCTCAATATTTTATTTTCTATAAATCTCTTTGAATACATCCATCAAATTTTTAACCCACCGATCTAGACTATGGTCTTTCACCACAATTTCTCTTAATCTCAGTTCCAAGTCTTTATTTGGAGTTAATATATTCATTTTTATCTTTTCGGCAAGTTCCTCATAATCTTCGGGAACAAAATAACAATGTTCTTTAACATCATCTGGAAAAATTTTATAATAGGCTTCATTACAAGTAATGACTATTTTACCACACGACATAGCTTCTAAAACTGTTTTATCCAAACTTCCCGTATTACTAGGGTTAACGAATATGTTACAACTCTGATAAACATTTTCAATATTTGTAAATGGAACTTTACCTGTGAAATTAATATAATTTTCCAAATTAAGCTTAATTGTTAAGTTTTTTAATGATTCCAGATATTCTCTTTCAGTTTCACTGGTTATGTCACCAACAATTTCGAATTCAAGCTTAGAAACTTTTTCTTTATTTACAAGTATATCCGCGGCCCTAATCATATGCCCTATTCCCTTAACCTTAGATATCCTGCCTAAGTACATAATTTTAATTTTGTCAGATTTAACTTCACCCGGAATGAATTTGTTGGTATCAATTGCTTGGCCAATTATTCTAAGTTTATCACTTTTCAACCTGAAACCCGCGGCAGAAGATGTCACAGCCATTGTACATAACTTATGTGCCTTTTTCATCCTATCAGAAACAGCTCCATGTGCATACCACATTACAAGTGGTTTATTAAACAATCGAGTAAAACGACTTGCCCAGATAGTTAATATTGGATACATTAAAGAAAAGACCTCATCGGACCACCAAACATTTTTGAATATATAATAATGAATATAAAAGAAAAAACGAAAACGATTGCCTCTTGGAGGGCAATAGACACTGACGTTTTCAGGAAACCATGTATTTTCATCATAGTTTAAAGTAAAAATTGTCAATTCGTCAACATTATCTGCAATTTTTCTTATCCAAGTTGGCAAAAATGCTAAAGCAGTGTGGTTTTCAGTGATTTCTGGAGCAAGAACAAATAATTTCAATTTTTAGCCCCCTTAATAGCCATTTCCCACATTTCCTGATATTTTGGTATTATCTTTGACGGAGAATAATTAGTTATAACCATATTTTTACCTTTACTTCCCATTTTCATAGCGTTTTTTCGATCTACCAACATTAAGACTATTTCTTTTGCAAGTGATGGGGGATTATCTACCTCAAACAATGCGCCACAATCCTCTTTTAATATTACATCTGATATTTTACATGAATTTGACACAACTACAGGTTTTCCTGAAACCAGTGCTTCTAAAACAACACGACCCCATGCTTCAGACCTGGAAGGTAATACCAATAAATCACTTTTTTTATAATATATAGAAATATTTTCAAATGGAACTTTGCCTGTAAATATAATATTTTCTGAAATATTTAAATCATTGGAAAGACTTTCTAACCTGTTTTTTTCAGGACCATCACCAACAATTAAAAATAACGTTTTAGGGATTTTTTCCAAAACGACTGGAGCTGCCTTTAGTAAAGTATCAACTCCTTTAGTAGGTATCAAGGAACCTACAAATAACACTACTTTTTCAAAATCACCTAAATCTGGCAAATTATTTTTATTTGTACTTTCATTATCTAAATTAAATTTTTCGACATCAAGAAAAATAGGGAAATTTATTATTTTATCTTCAGGAATGCCAAAATTCTGTAATCTTTTAGCGAGAGAGCTATTCACTGTCCTTACACTATCCGCCCGTTTAAGGATTGCCTTAGACAGTATATTCCAAACTTTATGAGAACTTCCTTGGGACAACCACCATTTATTATCAATATAATCACTGTGAACCTGAATATTAAGAGGAATTTTATATCTTAACTTGAGCAAATACCCAATCAAACCATTCATAAATGGATCTTGGGTAGAAACCACATCGATGTTGTTTTCTTTACAGATATCAGAACAAATTCTATAAGGTTTTAAAAAAGGTATCTTTCCCTGCGGCACAGCATAAACTGTGA is a window of Methanobacterium sp. Maddingley MBC34 DNA encoding:
- a CDS encoding nucleoside-diphosphate-sugar epimerase (PFAM: NAD dependent epimerase/dehydratase family) yields the protein MKILVTGGAGFIGSHISDKLLTKGHEVVCIDNLSTGNIKNMEDSLKNDDFSFIDCDIRDSNKLKDIFKTEEFDQVYHLAAVVGVKRVFEYPEEVLDVNIDGTVNIFKHALDYGCKKVINISSSEVYGEPIEVPEREDSPKNVDTPYALSKLVCEHYGKIYNDIHGLKTTSLRLFNAYGPRQDSTPYGFVVGIFIDNVLNNQQPVIFGDGFQTRDFTYIKDIVNLIIRSGEISKADGENLNIAAGKPVTILDLAEMVIEITGKDLEPVFEEEREFEIRHRFSDISKMRTLLGYKPKYDIMEGLKLTIDWYMENRK
- a CDS encoding glycosyltransferase (PFAM: Glycosyl transferases group 1), giving the protein MKIAILSNNYIPHIGGAEIFAIELAKYLKNKGHEVDIITQKQSGVKDFEIIDDVNVYRVNNIGIRGLGYFSATINMLRTLLKLDGEKSYDIVHSIAESPTSQVGTFFQKLKKKPHIITIQGGHLSKRDLDSGWNNKILKKFIEWSFKNSDYLHAISLALAEESKLLGAKNVVIFPNGVNENMLNYKSKSLIRQQLGISDNEIIIISLARLVPLKGIKYVIMAFSKLVEEDLNTRLIVIGEGHQKKELEKLTKELKIDDKVDFKGFIPHDELPNILPAGDVFVLTPEYEGLGIVFIEALASGVPVIASPVGGIADIIEDRKNGLFVEHGDVAKLFEAMQFLISDEETRDKYRNEGITTVKEKFLWEPILSQIEGLYSKV
- a CDS encoding nucleoside-diphosphate-sugar epimerase (PFAM: NAD dependent epimerase/dehydratase family); the encoded protein is MKALVTGCAGFIGSNLTDRLLAEGYEVIGIDCLTDYYPKKIKKRNISNALRNENFNFMEEDLLNIDKFPKTDYVFHLAAQAGVRASWGENFKTYTKNNIEATQILLEFYKEQNIKKFIYSSSSSVYGDSDLPMNENSVLKPVSPYGVTKLAAEHLCYLYWKNYNVPTVSLRYFTVYGPRQRPDMAINIFVKSVISKDNLKVFGDGEQTRDFTYINDVVEALILSAEKDVKGEIFNVGGGSRISVNNLIKEIENISGNKTKIQYFGKVKGDVRDTAADLRKINKILGWQPKINIVNGLKTYISWYKDNMENI
- a CDS encoding methylase involved in ubiquinone/menaquinone biosynthesis (PFAM: Methyltransferase domain); translation: MGIDDYFDKNVEIYSSSILTNYQTAFIKFIKKNYNNNQKLIDIGGGSGHFAYSVLENCPDIHVAVIDPSLKLLEKVDPRIEKKFGQLPQIDLGDKFDYIHMSSVLHHIVGPSINKSQDLALESLENINELLNPNGFFFLQDLFYEGYVIPSIPRSIIFYICAFNKKGFKLPLKDFVEDLEVCFYTRKELTSMLKRSGFKIIKKWENDYTNTLSKEKNRSYKRKMILLKKWGNVAYLVKKSD
- a CDS encoding membrane protein involved in the export of O-antigen and teichoic acid (PFAM: Polysaccharide biosynthesis protein), translating into MDGGRFISHVKPSMVDMINALEKKIGIDVKYFLKNTPSLLTVTIISTIFGLISSIIMARLLSKDIYGTYLYVLTLINTLSIFSISGMSTAVQRDASRGFDGILVAGSKIRFKWSFLGSLVLIGAGIYYLTQGNLLLSKCLFLSALFFPFVYSFDTFFNFVMGKMLFNKYALYKTIIITINATSVVALVLATENIFWALLAYFISFSVLQLILWKKTVQKDKTNDCVDNESIKYGKVLTLQGTIPMVANQFDNIVIANSLGMGDLAVFTIALYVGSFANVPLDIISNLIFPKVAKKDKKEGTIAVLKNLKYIIMLSIIICGFFAILVPFLIPLFYSASYHDSIFYAQLILVAQVAFAPGAILNQMLKAQARSREMLRILLITRILEIVLFAVMIPLLGLLGAVIVRIINNLGFSLITYILIKRG
- a CDS encoding methyltransferase, FkbM family (TIGRFAM: methyltransferase, FkbM family) gives rise to the protein MKFSLVPLKGQIGRFFNKILPEDMVAPILHGKLKGKKWYVRSLNIECALGTYEKALRSIFEQELNVGSVVFDIGSNVGFYSLLSSTIVGDEGHVVAFEPLLRNLYYLKKHLEMNNCDNAEFIAAAVSDDCGTSFFEDVSVAMSHITDIAGENTIKVKTVRIDNLVEMKRIPAPDFMKIDVEGAEFLVLKGSENTIKKYKPKIFLETHSDELREDCYNFLKNAGYRVEYVEMEGKNKKQIYAYVV
- a CDS encoding glycosyltransferase (overlaps another CDS with the same product name~PFAM: Glycosyl transferases group 1), translated to MKLFVLAPEITENHTALAFLPTWIRKIADNVDELTIFTLNYDENTWFPENVSVYCPPRGNRFRFFFYIHYYIFKNVWWSDEVFSLMYPILTIWASRFTRLFNKPLVMWYAHGAVSDRMKKAHKLCTMAVTSSAAGFRLKSDKLRIIGQAIDTNKFIPGEVKSDKIKIMYLGRISKVKGIGHMIRAADILVNKEKVSKLEFEIVGDITSETEREYLESLKNLTIKLNLENYINFTGKVPFTNIENVYQSCNIFVNPSNTGSLDKTVLEAMSCGKIVITCNEAYYKIFPDDVKEHCYFVPEDYEELAEKIKMNILTPNKDLELRLREIVVKDHSLDRWVKNLMDVFKEIYRK
- a CDS encoding glycosyltransferase (overlaps another CDS with the same product name~PFAM: Glycosyl transferases group 1), with amino-acid sequence MNVLSIGSDRTLLNDDTSGSTRERMIRISKNISSLHIAVFANNSENYRKLKISQKITVYAVPQGKIPFLKPYRICSDICKENNIDVVSTQDPFMNGLIGYLLKLRYKIPLNIQVHSDYIDNKWWLSQGSSHKVWNILSKAILKRADSVRTVNSSLAKRLQNFGIPEDKIINFPIFLDVEKFNLDNESTNKNNLPDLGDFEKVVLFVGSLIPTKGVDTLLKAAPVVLEKIPKTLFLIVGDGPEKNRLESLSNDLNISENIIFTGKVPFENISIYYKKSDLLVLPSRSEAWGRVVLEALVSGKPVVVSNSCKISDVILKEDCGALFEVDNPPSLAKEIVLMLVDRKNAMKMGSKGKNMVITNYSPSKIIPKYQEMWEMAIKGAKN